A DNA window from Paraclostridium bifermentans contains the following coding sequences:
- a CDS encoding LytR/AlgR family response regulator transcription factor, translating to MIKITICEDELEMRLLIENYIKTILDKENIEHEVSKYCSGEELLEANLKDVDILLLDIKMDNINGMDVARKIRQLGSKMEIIFITSLIDYVQDGYEVKAYRYLLKPINFEELKKHLLTCIKEIKLNKHNYIIIKNKSNTYKINSNEITYIEVQKKDMLIHTINKNFEVRYSLEKIEKDLNLDQFVRCHKSFIVNLNYVENIKSNIAILESGEEIPVSRYRYKDVKTKFLKFLGDIIC from the coding sequence ATAATTAAAATAACAATTTGTGAAGATGAACTAGAGATGCGACTTTTAATAGAAAACTACATTAAAACTATATTAGATAAAGAAAATATAGAACATGAAGTAAGCAAATATTGCTCTGGAGAAGAACTATTAGAAGCTAATTTAAAAGATGTAGATATCTTACTTTTAGATATAAAAATGGACAATATTAATGGGATGGATGTTGCGAGAAAAATTAGGCAATTAGGAAGTAAAATGGAAATAATATTTATAACATCTTTAATAGACTATGTACAAGACGGGTATGAGGTAAAAGCTTACAGATACTTATTAAAACCTATAAATTTCGAAGAGTTAAAGAAACATTTATTAACATGTATTAAAGAAATCAAATTAAATAAACATAATTATATAATAATAAAGAATAAGTCTAATACATATAAGATTAATTCAAATGAAATAACTTATATAGAAGTCCAAAAAAAGGACATGCTAATACATACTATAAACAAAAATTTCGAAGTAAGATACAGTTTAGAAAAAATAGAAAAAGATTTAAATTTAGACCAATTTGTAAGATGTCATAAAAGCTTTATAGTTAATTTAAATTATGTAGAAAATATAAAGTCAAATATTGCGATATTGGAAAGTGGAGAAGAAATACCTGTTAGTAGATATAGATATAAAGATGTTAAGACTAAATTCCTAAAATTTCTTGGTGATATAATATGCTAA